The stretch of DNA TCCCACCGCCCAGAACCCTTCCAGCATCACGAGCCACCGGCCGCGATTTCTGGCGGGCAGGAACTCGGCCATCATCGCATAATCAACCGGCAAAGTGCCGCCGACGGCGAGGCCGGTGAGGAAGCGGAACACGATCAGAATGGCGAAATTGGGCGAGAGCGCCGATAAGAGGCCGAATACCGCATCAAGCGCCACGGTGATCAGGAGAATGCGACGGCGGCCGAAGCGGTCGGCGAGCCTGCCAAAGAGTGCTGCGCCTAACATCATGCCGAGGAAGAAGGCAGTGCCGGTCTGCAAGGCGATCGGCACGGAAATCCCGAACTCCTGCGCGATCGAGGGGGCAGTGAAGCCGACGCTCAATACCTGCATCGCATCGGCCGCCCAGACCAGACCGAAAATGCAGAGCAGGCGATATTGAAAGGGGCCGGTCCCAGCAGAATCAAGGGCGGAGTCTACCGTGGTCATCGCGCAATCTCTGCTTCAGGCCTCACCGCGCAAAGCGGCGGCGCGCCATCAGCGGGCGCGTGTTCGGTATAATCCGAACAGCTGTCCGGCCGGTCAACGATTCGTGAATGCATCGGCACCCGCTCAGGCGGCAAGTCCGGCCATGGTGAAGCCGATCTCCGCCAGCTTGCCCTGTAGGCTCGCGCGCTGCTCGGGCGAGAGGGCAACCAGCGGCGGGCGCACATTGCGCCAGGTCTCGTCACCGGAATAATGGGCGATGGTGGCTTTCAGCGCCGGGATCATCGGGAAGGCCTGCAGGATCTGACGGGTCGCCGTGAGCGCCGCCTGGTCCGCATCAGCCCGCTCGGACCGCCATTGGTGAAACAAGCCCACGATGGCTGCCGGATTGACATTGGCGGTGGCGCTGATGCAGCCGACGCCTCCTGCCCGCATATTGGCAAGCAGGAAGGCCTCACTGCCCACGAACACGTCGAATAGCGGAAAGGCATCGAGCATGGCCTTCGTGTTCGCCCAGTCGCCGGAACTGTCCTTGATGCCGACGACTGTGGCGGGATAGGCCGCAAGCAGCCGCTCGATCAGCGCGAGGCTGATACCCACCTGCGCAACCGGCGGGATGTGATAGAGATAGACCTTGAGCCGTTGGTCCCCCACCCGCTCGATCACCTCGGAGAAATAGGCAAAGAGACCATCATCGCTCACGCCCTTGTAATAGAAGGGCGGCAGCATGAGCACGCCGGCACAGCCGAGCCTCACCGCGTGGGAGGTGAGCCGCACCGTATCGGCAAATGCTGAACAGCCCGTGCCCGGCATCATCCTGGCAGTGGGAAGCCCTGCCTCGACCACTCCATCGAGCAGCTGCATTCGCTCGTCCACCGACTGCGAATTGGCTTCGCTATTGGTGCCGAACAGCGCAAGCCCGCAATCCTGTGCGATGAGCCACCGGCAATGCGCGATCAGGCGTTCGCGATCGGGTGCAAGATCGGCACGGAACGGTGTGACCACGGGCGCAAGCACGCCACGGATCAGTCCTGCGGGTTCTCTCATCTGTTGCCCCTCATCTCGCTCTCGCAGCCTATGCGCAGATTATCCTAACGGCCGGTGCCGACCGTATAGCCCCCATCGACCATGTAAGTGCCGCCGGTGCAATAGCCTGCCGCGTCGCTGGCAAGGAACGCGATCATCTCGGCCACCTCGTCCGGCTGGCCATAGCGGCCCATGGGGATGCCGGCCATCATCTTTGCGCGGATCGCATCGGGCTTATCGGGATTGATGCCCTCTTCGAGAGCCCGGATCATCCTCGTCTCGACCGGCGCCGGATTGACCGTATTGACCCGGATCCTATGGCGCGCGCCTTCGAGCGCCGCCGACTTCATGAGCCCGACCACCGCGTGCTTGCTCGCCACATAGGCCGAAAGCCCCGCACTGCCGCGAATGCCGGCGACAGATGAGGTGATGACGATCGCACCACCCCCTTGCCGGCGCATCAGCGGCATGAGCTGGGAAAGGCCGAGAAACACACCGCGCACATTGACCGCCATAACGCGGTCGAAATCCGCAGCCGACAGGTCACCCAGGGGGGCCACCCGGCCCTCGATGCCTGCATTGAGAATGCCCATGTCGATCCGCCCGAAGCGGGTAAGAGCCGCCTCGACCGCGCGCGCCACCTGCTCCTCATTGGCGACATCCGCAACAGCCCAGGCCACATCCTCGCCCAGAGGCTCGGCCAGCGCCTGCAAGGCTTCCTGATTGAGATCGACCATGAACACCTTGGCGCCATCGGCCAGCAGCCTTCGCACGATCGCCGTGCCGATGCCGCCGGTTGCTCCGGTCACAAAGGCAATTTTCCCTTCCGATCTCAGCATGTCACCTCCTGGCGCTTGGCCCCGCGGGCGCTATTTTGCCCGACCTTACCCAGATCTTGATCACCTGCCCACCCGGGCTTGATCAGAGCATGGTCGGTCCTGGCCAGCATGGGCAAGCGCGATGGAGCCTTGTCAAAGGCTTCGTGCATAGGCCCCGATGGCTTCGCTCACCACACGAATTCTGGCCGCGCCATAAAGATCGCCGCGCACCACGAGCCAGACCGGTTCCTCGTCGCTCCGCTCAGGCAGGACGCGCACGAGGCCCGAGCGCCTCGCCTGCAGCACCGGCACTGCGCCGATGCCCATGCCCGCGAGCACAGCACCGTGCAGCATGGCGGATGTGGTGACCTGGAGCGCGATATTGCCGCTGGCGATCGGCTCACCGCATAAGTGATCCCATCTGTAGGATGCGCCATCCCGTTGGTAGATCACCAGATCATGGCCGGCGAATGCCGCACCGGCAACGGGCGTGCCGCGCTGCTCGAGATAGGCGGGCGCCGCGAAAAGGCCCACCTCCAACCGCGCCAGCCGGCGGCTGATATAGTCGCCATTCTCCGGCCGCACCGTGCGCAGCGCGAGATGCGCATTGCGCCAGGATGGCTCATCGGGCTTGGCGATGGTCATGAGCCCCGTGTCGATATGAGGATGCCGGTCACGCAGGGCTGCGATCACGGGCAGGATGAAGAGTTCCGCCAGCACCTCTGTGGCGGCGATTCGGACCGGACCGGCAAGGTCCAGATCTACCCCCGCAGACTTGCGCATGAATGCCGCAACCGCCTGCTCCATCGCTTCGGCATCGGTCACCAGTGCTTCACCGACAGGTGACAATGCGAATTGATTCGGCATCTTGACGAAGAGCTTCGCGCCGAGCTGCTCCTCGAGCATCGCCAACCGACGGCCCACAGTCGCTTGATCGACCCCGAGCGCTCTTGCCGCTGCTCGCAAGGTGCCAAGGCGGGCAACCGCCAGAAAGTAGCGCGCGTGATCCCAATGCATGGCTGCAATAATGCATCGGAACCATGGCAACATACAGCATTTTTGCGTCGCACCATCTGATGAGGCGCTCAGGCGCTCTCGACCCGACACCGCCCCCAACCGGCCATTGAGGGGCCATCGACTGCTGAAATCTTACGCTGCCGCACCTATATGGAGCCGACGCTTATTGGATGAGGATTTTTTCGATGACCATGCCCCGGACGCTCCAATTGACAACCCTATTTGCGGGGCTGGTCCTGGCATTCTCGGTCGTCGCCATGGATTATGCCGAGGCGCGTCGCGGCGGCAGCTTCGGCAGCCGGGGCATGCGCACCTATCAGCCGGCACCGCCCACCAGGACCGTGCCGCGGACAACCGCTCCGGTCGAGCGTTCGATGACACCCAATCCCGGACCCAGCAGCGCGGTTCGCCAGACACCGCAAGCGGCGCAACGTCCTGGGCTCATGAACGGGTTCGGCGGCTCTATGCTACGCGGGCTGATGCTGGGCGGCCTCATCGGGCTTCTCCTGGGCCATGGCTTCGGCGGGCTCGCCGGCATGTTCGGCCTGTTGCTTCAGGTGCTCCTGATCGGCGGTGCGATCCTGCTCTTCATGCGGCTGTTCAGGTCGCATCCCGCCCGATCCCCCGCCTCCGTCCCGGCAGGCAATGCGCGCGATCTCGGCGGTTTCGACCCGCGGGGTGCCTCGCCCTATCGGGAGAGCCCCTCAAGTCGATCTGGCGGCCTAGCAAGGCCAGGCGCGGGCGCTCAGCCACTCAACACCGATGAGATCGGCTTGACCCAGAATGATCTCGATACGTTCGAGCGCCGGCTGACCGAGGTTCAGGAAGCCTTCGGGCGCGAGGACCATGCCGCCCTGCGGCGGCTGGCAACGCCGGAGATGGTGTCCTACCTCTCGGAGGAACTGGCGGAAAACGCGAAAAACGGTCTCAGGAACGATGTCTCCGGGGTCACGCTGCTGCAGGCGGATATCGCCGAAAGCTGGCGTGAGGGCGATAACGACTACGCGACGGCCGCCATGCACTATTCCTCACGTGATGTCACCCGCGATCGTGCGAGCGGCAGGATTATCGATGGGAATGCGGACCATCCCACGGAAACCACGGAATTGTGGACCTTCACCCGTAAGACTGGCGGTGATTGGAAGCTTTCGGCTATTCAGGAGGCCTAGGGCCAGTCGACAATCCGGACGGATCTCGCCCTGGAAGTTGACAGGGGTCATACGCGCTCGAGCGGAAAATGCGGCAAAGCCGGCAGGCCCACATGGATCGGGTCACCCGCGCGGACAAGGCCGCCTGATCGCGCGATCGCCATGATCCCGGTCTTGCGGATGACTTCTCCATGGGGGCCCCTGTCGAGCACGGCCTGGAGCAAGCCGGATCGGAACTGCTCGATCTGAGCACAAGGGTTGCGCAGCCCTGTCACTTCCAGCACCGCGTCCGAGCCAATTCGGAGTATTGCACCTCGTGGCAGAGCGAGCAGGTCAATCCCCTGCGTCGTGATATTCTCACCGAGATCTGCGCCGCGGATGTCGAAGCCCTTGCCCTTCAATTCCTCAAACAGCTCGGCCTGGATCAGGTGCACCTGGCGCAGATTGGGCTGCGAGGGATCAACGGCGACGCGCGAGCGATGCTTCACGGTTGCGCCGGAATGCGCATCCCCTTCGATGCCCAGTCCCGCCACAATCCGGATTTCCGAAACCGGCCGCTTCGAGAAGCGATGCTCCGCATCCCTGGCGACACACAATACGCGCCCAGCAA from Rhodoligotrophos sp. CJ14 encodes:
- a CDS encoding dihydrodipicolinate synthase family protein; protein product: MREPAGLIRGVLAPVVTPFRADLAPDRERLIAHCRWLIAQDCGLALFGTNSEANSQSVDERMQLLDGVVEAGLPTARMMPGTGCSAFADTVRLTSHAVRLGCAGVLMLPPFYYKGVSDDGLFAYFSEVIERVGDQRLKVYLYHIPPVAQVGISLALIERLLAAYPATVVGIKDSSGDWANTKAMLDAFPLFDVFVGSEAFLLANMRAGGVGCISATANVNPAAIVGLFHQWRSERADADQAALTATRQILQAFPMIPALKATIAHYSGDETWRNVRPPLVALSPEQRASLQGKLAEIGFTMAGLAA
- a CDS encoding SDR family NAD(P)-dependent oxidoreductase; this encodes MLRSEGKIAFVTGATGGIGTAIVRRLLADGAKVFMVDLNQEALQALAEPLGEDVAWAVADVANEEQVARAVEAALTRFGRIDMGILNAGIEGRVAPLGDLSAADFDRVMAVNVRGVFLGLSQLMPLMRRQGGGAIVITSSVAGIRGSAGLSAYVASKHAVVGLMKSAALEGARHRIRVNTVNPAPVETRMIRALEEGINPDKPDAIRAKMMAGIPMGRYGQPDEVAEMIAFLASDAAGYCTGGTYMVDGGYTVGTGR
- a CDS encoding LysR family transcriptional regulator, producing the protein MHWDHARYFLAVARLGTLRAAARALGVDQATVGRRLAMLEEQLGAKLFVKMPNQFALSPVGEALVTDAEAMEQAVAAFMRKSAGVDLDLAGPVRIAATEVLAELFILPVIAALRDRHPHIDTGLMTIAKPDEPSWRNAHLALRTVRPENGDYISRRLARLEVGLFAAPAYLEQRGTPVAGAAFAGHDLVIYQRDGASYRWDHLCGEPIASGNIALQVTTSAMLHGAVLAGMGIGAVPVLQARRSGLVRVLPERSDEEPVWLVVRGDLYGAARIRVVSEAIGAYARSL
- a CDS encoding Tim44 domain-containing protein, coding for MTMPRTLQLTTLFAGLVLAFSVVAMDYAEARRGGSFGSRGMRTYQPAPPTRTVPRTTAPVERSMTPNPGPSSAVRQTPQAAQRPGLMNGFGGSMLRGLMLGGLIGLLLGHGFGGLAGMFGLLLQVLLIGGAILLFMRLFRSHPARSPASVPAGNARDLGGFDPRGASPYRESPSSRSGGLARPGAGAQPLNTDEIGLTQNDLDTFERRLTEVQEAFGREDHAALRRLATPEMVSYLSEELAENAKNGLRNDVSGVTLLQADIAESWREGDNDYATAAMHYSSRDVTRDRASGRIIDGNADHPTETTELWTFTRKTGGDWKLSAIQEA
- a CDS encoding MOSC domain-containing protein; amino-acid sequence: MTFTIAGRVLCVARDAEHRFSKRPVSEIRIVAGLGIEGDAHSGATVKHRSRVAVDPSQPNLRQVHLIQAELFEELKGKGFDIRGADLGENITTQGIDLLALPRGAILRIGSDAVLEVTGLRNPCAQIEQFRSGLLQAVLDRGPHGEVIRKTGIMAIARSGGLVRAGDPIHVGLPALPHFPLERV